From Eubalaena glacialis isolate mEubGla1 chromosome 5, mEubGla1.1.hap2.+ XY, whole genome shotgun sequence, one genomic window encodes:
- the SHROOM3 gene encoding protein Shroom3 isoform X2: MMQISQGTIGTPWPQSYHSSSSTSDLSGYDHAYLRRSPDQCSSQGSMDSLEPSGGCPPCHLLSPAKSTSSIDQLSHLHNKRDSAYSSFSTSSSILEYPPPGISGRERSGSVDTTSARGGLLEGMRQADIRYVKTVYDPRRGVSAEYEVNSSGLLLQGKEARALADGQGYEKWHSVPRGKEAPPPSWSQHCPSSLETTADNLPPKVGAPLPPARSDSYAAFRQRERPGSWSSLDQKRFCRPQANSAGTLKSPFIEEQLHTVLEKSPENSPPVKPKHNYTQKAQPGQPLLPTGIYPVPSLEPHFAQVPRPSVSGNGTLYPALAKEGGYPAPQGACDKTAALDENGNQNGSSRPGFAFCQPLEHDSVYPGERKPEVSAKCVPYKVHFPSVPENEEETSLKRLLTPLQGNSPHPSERKSTQGNKYSNYHGLQSPQAQAWQVGEDKRSFLPSEPWEGDFHEDHNANLRRRLERGSLGQSMPSNFGKTTSAFSSLQNIPESLRRQSSLDLGGGAQEIYLEGTSTCAVSTKAEDSGRTIVPDHRSQLDRSVSYPRPEGRTSASASFHSSDPRYEELPSPPPQETSSLGRRRLSSSSASALQGFQYGKPHCSVLEKVSKIEQREQGSQRPPSAGSSSYGYNHRPNRALPTSHTSGNDLEETKAHIRFSESTEPLGNGELHCKNGEPKSEEVSWQPCGQHPRRDARLLRSQSTFQLFSEAEKEAVWPDDRPRTPESPVQDAPFSRAYRNSIKDAQSRVLGATSFRRRDLEPGTPTAARPWRLRPASAHVGLRSPEAPASASPHTPRERHSVTPAEGDPARPAPPAARRGPRRHLTPEQKKRSYSEPEKMHEVGVSEEAEPAPPGPPRKGPQFAESSVADRRRIFERDGRACSTLSLSGPELKQFQQSALADYIQRKTGKRPAAAGCGLQEPGPLRERAQSAYLQAAPEGPGLAAACSLSSLREPSLPPRREAALQPATAEGGGGEPPRAPRDRSSSFAGGRHLGERRRGDQAPRELLGGANGGPKGPQRLDRTPGEPSPWGSAAGRAGKSMSAEDLLERSDVQAVPVHMRSRSSPTADKRQDVLLGENNGFGLVKDPCYLAGPGSRPFSCSSREEMSLLQHHPSPRCGVSGCKAGGGASIPGRGPGPLDPPRQASRTPCPRSLPSGAQGHLPDTRAAPPSSALPAPGPSSYCSQAAAAQPCTPAGTPRSGGHRPAQPPSPERRKEEGAGTRRSPPWVKRAHAIREDSLPEDAASPGCSSPKPQALPSPSSTSDPDTPLGAPDTPLGAPDTPLGAPDTPLGAPGTLGRISLRISESALLASLPPREDNDDDEVFVRDLRSTATSGPTCEAPPPPSREAPAQNLDRFPPPPPEAVCAEQWDSEGYREPHASSSKLAKVTIAKERPIPGAAHLVDSQILASRSHTSIKSSEANETDPPSTTSALPQPAGSLSKQPSPGQPPSIQTQSLSHDPVSGTQSLEKNVSSGPQKTSEDMRTEALAKEIVHQDKSLADILDPDSRMKTTMDLMEGLFPRDANLLKENSIKRKATQRTVSFPGCEAKRSEDKEAVGMLVNCPVYYSVSAPKAELLNKIKAMPEEVNEEEEPADINEKKAELIGSLTHKLETLQEAKGSLLMDIKLNNALGEEVEAWISELCKPNEIDKYKMFIGDLDKVVNLLLSLSGRLARVENVLSGLGEDASNEERSSLNEKRKVLAAQHEDARELKENVDRRQRVVLDILAHYLSKEQLQDYQHFVKMKSTLLIEQRELDDKIKLGQEQVKCLLESLPSDFVPKAGALALPPGLAGDLTAVGGWTVSGIFPTVTFPL, translated from the exons CTCCTCTACCAGTGACCTCTCTGGCTATGACCATGCTTATCTGAGGCGGAGCCCTGACCAGTGCAGCTCCCAGGGGAGCATGGACAGCCTGGAGCCCAGCGGGGGATGCCCGCCCTGCCACCTTCTCTCCCCGGCCAAGTCTACCAGCAGCATTGACCAGCTCAGCCACCTCCATAACAAGAGAGACTCGGCTTACAGCTCCTTCTCCACCAGTTCCAGCATCCTCGAATATCCGCCCCCCGGCATCTCTGGCCGGGAGCGTTCAGGCTCCGTGGACACCACTTCTGCTCGAGGTGGCCTCCTAGAAGGGATGAGGCAGGCAGACATTCGCTATGTTAAGACGGTCTATGATCCCCGGAGGGGGGTCTCAGCAGAGTATGAGGTGAACTCTTCAGGCCTGCTTCTGCAAGGTAAGGAGGCCCGAGCATTGGCAGATGGTCAGGGCTATGAGAAATGGCATAGTGTTCCTCGGGGCAAGGAAGCGCCACCCCCCTCCTGGAGCCAGCACTGCCCCAGCTCCTTGGAGACCACCGCGGACAACTTGCCTCCTAAAGTGGGTGCGCCCCTGCCCCCGGCTCGGAGTGACAGTTATGCGGCCTTTCGGCAGCGAGAGCGGCCTGGCTCCTGGTCTAGCCTTGATCAGAAACGGTTCTGCCGGCCTCAGGCAAACTCTGCAGGCACCCTGAAATCTCCCTTCATAGAGGAACAGCTGCATACTGTGCTGGAGAAGAGTCCAGAAAACAGCCCCCCAGTGAAGCCCAAGCATAATTACACCCAGAAGGCCCAACCTGGCCAACCTCTGCTGCCGACTGGCATCTACCCGGTACCTTCCCTGGAGCCACACTTTGCCCAGGTGCCCCGGCCTTCCGTGAGTGGTAACGGCACCCTCTACCCTGCGCTGGCCAAGGAGGGCGGGTATCCAGCTCCGCAGGGAGCTTGCGACAAGACGGCCGCCCTTGATGAGAATGGGAACCAAAATGGATCTAGCAGGCCTGGCTTTGCCTTCTGCCAGCCCCTAGAACATGACTCAGTGTACCCAGGAGAGAGGAAACCTGAAGTTTCAGCCAAATGTGTCCCCTACAAAGTCCATTTCCCCTCAGTGCCTGAAAACGAGGAGGAGACCTCCCTGAAGAGACTTCTCACACCTCTCCAAGGCAACAGCCCACATCCCAGTGAGAGAAAGAGCACCCAGGGCAACAAATATTCTAATTACCACGGACTCCAATCCCCTCAGGCTCAGGCCTGGCAAGTGGGTGAAGACAAGAGATCTTTCCTGCCCTCAGAGCCTTGGGAGGGTGATTTCCATGAAGACCACAATGCCAACCTCCGGCGGAGGCTCGAGAGAGGCAGCCTGGGCCAGAGCATGCCAAGCAACTTTGGCAAGACCACAtctgccttctcctccctccaGAACATTCCTGAGAGTCTAAGAAGGCAAAGCAGCCTGGATCTAGGAGGCGGAGCCCAGGAGATCTACCTGGAAGGCACATCCACCTGTGCAGTCAGCACCAAGGCAGAGGACTCTGGAAGGACTATTGTTCCTGATCACAGGAGCCAGCTGGACAGGTCAGTTTCCTATCCCAGGCCTGAGGGGAGAACCAGTGCCTCGGCTTCCTTCCACAGTTCAGACCCGAGGTATGAAGagctgccctccccgcccccgcaggAGACATCCAGTCTGGGCCGAAGGAGGCTCAGCTCCAGCAGTGCCTCGGCTCTGCAGGGCTTTCAGTATGGGAAGCCCCACTGCTCGGTGCTGGAGAAGGTTTCCAAGATCGAGCAGCGAGAGCAAGGGAGCCAGAGGCCCCCGAGTGCGGGCAGCTCTAGTTACGGTTATAACCACAGGCCCAACAGGGCACTCCCAACTTCTCATACTTCGGGGAATGACTTGGAGGAGACAAAGGCCCATATCCGTTTTTCCGAATCCACTGAGCCCCTAGGCAATGGGGAACTGCACTGCAAAAACGGGGAGCCGAAGTCGGAAGAGGTTTCCTGGCAGCCGTGTGGTCAGCACCCCAGGCGGGACGCTCGCCTGCTCCGCAGCCAGAGCACCTTCCAGCTCTTCAGCGAGGCCGAGAAGGAGGCCGTGTGGCCCGATGACCGGCCCCGCACGCCAGAGTCGCCCGTGCAGGATGCCCCCTTCAGCCGCGCCTACCGGAACAGCATCAAGGATGCGCAGTCCCGCGTCCTGGGCGCCACCTCCTTTCGACGCCGGGACCTCGAGCCGGGGACGCCCACAGCTGCCAGGCCCTGGCGGCTGCGACCCGCCTCGGCCCACGTGGGGCTGCGGAGCCCGGAGGCGCCGGCTTCCGCCTCCCCGCACACCCCGCGCGAGCGGCACAGCGTGACCCCGGCCGAGGGCGACCCAGCCCGGCCCGCGCCCCCCGCCGCCCGGAGGGGGCCGCGCCGGCACCTGACCCCCGAGCAGAAGAAGCGCTCGTACTCGGAGCCCGAGAAGATGCACGAGGTGGGGGTCTCGGAGGAGGCCGAGCCGGCGCCCCCGGGCCCGCCAAGGAAGGGGCCGCAGTTCGCGGAGAGCTCGGTGGCTGACCGGCGCCGCATCTTCGAGCGAGACGGCAGGGCCTGCTCGACCCTCAGCCTGTCGGGGCCCGAGCTGAAGCAGTTCCAGCAGAGCGCGCTGGCCGACTACATTCAGCGCAAGACCGGCAAGCGGCCCGCTGCCGCCGGCTGCGGCCTCCAGGAGCCTGGCCCGCTGCGGGAGCGCGCGCAGAGCGCCTACCTCCAGGCCGCGCCCGAGGGCCCCGGCCTCGCTGCGGCCTGCAGTCTCTCCTCTCTGCGTGAGCCCAGCCTGCCGCCCCGCAGGGAGGCCGCCCTCCAGCCGGCCACCGCGGAAGGGGGTGGCGGGGAGCCGCCACGGGCCCCCCGAGATCGCAGCAGCTCCTTTGCCGGCGGCCGCCACCTCGGGGAACGGCGCCGCGGAGACCAAGCCCCGAGAGAACTGCTCGGTGGAGCTAACGGCGGTCCAAAGggcccccagaggctggacaGGACCCCTGGGGAGCCTTCCCCGTGGGGGTCCGCGGCCGGGAGGGCCGGGAAGTCCATGTCGGCCGAGGACCTGCTGGAGCGCTCAGACGTCCAGGCCGTCCCTGTCCACATGAGGTCACGGTCATCTCCCACCGCAGACAAGCGCCAG GATGTGCTTTTGGGGGAAAACAATGGCTTTGGTCTTGTGAAGGATCCATGTTATTTGGCTGGCCCAGGATCCAG GCCATTCAGCTGTTCCAGCCGTGAAGAGATGTCGTTGCTCCAACACCATCCCAGCCCTCGTTGCGGGGTTTCGGGCTGCAAAGCAGGTGGCGGTGCCTCCATTCCCGGCAGGGGTCCGGGACCGCTGGACCCTCCAAGGCAGGCCAGCAGAACGCCTTGCCCccggtccctgccctcaggagcgCAAGGGCATCTCCCGGACACCAGGGCTGCACCGCCGAGCTCagccctgcctgcccctggccCCTCGAGCTACTGCTCACAGGCCGCCGCCGCCCAGCCCTGCACCCCAGCCGGGACCCCCAGAAGTGGCGGCCACCGGCCggcccagcctcccagccccgagcgcaggaaggaggagggagcagggacGCGGCGCTCCCCGCCCTGGGTGAAGCGGGCCCACGCGATCAGAGAGGACAGCCTCCCGGAGGATGCCGCATCGCCTGGGTGCTCGAGCCCGAAGCCGcaggccctccccagccccagcagcACTTCCGACCCAGACACGCCCCTCGGGGCCCCAGACACGCCCCTCGGGGCCCCAGACACGCCCCTCGGGGCCCCAGACACGCCCCTCGGGGCCCCGGGCACTCTGGGCAGGATCTCCCTCCGGATCTCTGAGTCTGCCCTGCTGGCCTCCCTGCCGCCTCGGGAAGACAACGACGACGACGAGGTGTTCGTGAGGGACCTGCGCTCCACCGCCACTTCCGGCCCCACCTGCGAAGCGCCGCCGCCGCCCAGCCGGGAAGCCCCGGCCCAGAACCTGGACCGCTTCCCTCCGCCTCCCCCTGAAGCTGTGTGCGCGGAGCAGTGGGACAGCGAGGGCTACCGGGAGCCCCACGCCAG CTCCAGCAAACTTGCCAAGGTGACAATTGCCAAGGAAAGGCCCATCCCTGGTGCAGCCCATTTGGTTGATAGTCAGATACTGGCTTCCAGATCCCATACTTCTATCAAGAGTTCAGAGGCCAACGAGACCGACCCACCCTCCACCACCAGTGCTCTGCCCCAGCCTGCCGGGTCTCTTAGCAAGCagccaagcccagggcagccacctTCCATCCAGACCCAAAGCCTCAGCCACGACCCAGTCAGTGGGACTCAAAGTTTAGAAAAGAATGTCAGTTCTGGTCCTCAGAAGACCTCAGAAGACATGAGAACAGAGGCTCTGGCCAAGGAAATTGTCCACCAAGACAAATCTCTGGCAGACATTTTGGATCCAGACTCCAGAATGAAGACAACTATGGACCTGATGGAAGGTTTGTTTCCACGAGATGCTAATCTGCTGAAGGAAAACAGCATAAAGAGGAAGGCCACGCAGAGAACTGTCAGCTTCCCAGGATGTGAAGCTAAGAG GAGTGAAGACAAGGAAGCAGTGGGCATGTTGGTCAACTGTCCTGTCTACTACAGCGTGTCTGCTCCCAAGGCCGAGCTTCTGAATAAAATCAAAGCTATGCCAGAGGAAGTGAATGAGGAAGAGGAGCCGGCAGACATCAACGAAAAGAAG GCGGAGTTGATTGGAAGCCTCACCCACAAGCTTGAGACCCTCCAGGAAGCCAAGGGGAGCCTGCTGATGGACATCAAGCTCAATAACGCCCTGGGGGAAGAGGTAGAGGCCTGGATCAGTGAGCTCTGCAAGCCCAATGAGATCGACAAGTACAAGATGTTCATCGGGGACTTGGACAAGGTGGTGAACCTGCTGCTGTCCCTCTCGGGGCGCCTGGCCCGCGTGGAGAACGTCCTCAGTGGCCTTGGTGAAGACGCCAGTAACGAGGAAAGG
- the SHROOM3 gene encoding protein Shroom3 isoform X1, whose product MMQISQGTIGTPWPQSYHSSSSTSDLSGYDHAYLRRSPDQCSSQGSMDSLEPSGGCPPCHLLSPAKSTSSIDQLSHLHNKRDSAYSSFSTSSSILEYPPPGISGRERSGSVDTTSARGGLLEGMRQADIRYVKTVYDPRRGVSAEYEVNSSGLLLQGKEARALADGQGYEKWHSVPRGKEAPPPSWSQHCPSSLETTADNLPPKVGAPLPPARSDSYAAFRQRERPGSWSSLDQKRFCRPQANSAGTLKSPFIEEQLHTVLEKSPENSPPVKPKHNYTQKAQPGQPLLPTGIYPVPSLEPHFAQVPRPSVSGNGTLYPALAKEGGYPAPQGACDKTAALDENGNQNGSSRPGFAFCQPLEHDSVYPGERKPEVSAKCVPYKVHFPSVPENEEETSLKRLLTPLQGNSPHPSERKSTQGNKYSNYHGLQSPQAQAWQVGEDKRSFLPSEPWEGDFHEDHNANLRRRLERGSLGQSMPSNFGKTTSAFSSLQNIPESLRRQSSLDLGGGAQEIYLEGTSTCAVSTKAEDSGRTIVPDHRSQLDRSVSYPRPEGRTSASASFHSSDPRYEELPSPPPQETSSLGRRRLSSSSASALQGFQYGKPHCSVLEKVSKIEQREQGSQRPPSAGSSSYGYNHRPNRALPTSHTSGNDLEETKAHIRFSESTEPLGNGELHCKNGEPKSEEVSWQPCGQHPRRDARLLRSQSTFQLFSEAEKEAVWPDDRPRTPESPVQDAPFSRAYRNSIKDAQSRVLGATSFRRRDLEPGTPTAARPWRLRPASAHVGLRSPEAPASASPHTPRERHSVTPAEGDPARPAPPAARRGPRRHLTPEQKKRSYSEPEKMHEVGVSEEAEPAPPGPPRKGPQFAESSVADRRRIFERDGRACSTLSLSGPELKQFQQSALADYIQRKTGKRPAAAGCGLQEPGPLRERAQSAYLQAAPEGPGLAAACSLSSLREPSLPPRREAALQPATAEGGGGEPPRAPRDRSSSFAGGRHLGERRRGDQAPRELLGGANGGPKGPQRLDRTPGEPSPWGSAAGRAGKSMSAEDLLERSDVQAVPVHMRSRSSPTADKRQDVLLGENNGFGLVKDPCYLAGPGSRPFSCSSREEMSLLQHHPSPRCGVSGCKAGGGASIPGRGPGPLDPPRQASRTPCPRSLPSGAQGHLPDTRAAPPSSALPAPGPSSYCSQAAAAQPCTPAGTPRSGGHRPAQPPSPERRKEEGAGTRRSPPWVKRAHAIREDSLPEDAASPGCSSPKPQALPSPSSTSDPDTPLGAPDTPLGAPDTPLGAPDTPLGAPGTLGRISLRISESALLASLPPREDNDDDEVFVRDLRSTATSGPTCEAPPPPSREAPAQNLDRFPPPPPEAVCAEQWDSEGYREPHASSSSKLAKVTIAKERPIPGAAHLVDSQILASRSHTSIKSSEANETDPPSTTSALPQPAGSLSKQPSPGQPPSIQTQSLSHDPVSGTQSLEKNVSSGPQKTSEDMRTEALAKEIVHQDKSLADILDPDSRMKTTMDLMEGLFPRDANLLKENSIKRKATQRTVSFPGCEAKRSEDKEAVGMLVNCPVYYSVSAPKAELLNKIKAMPEEVNEEEEPADINEKKAELIGSLTHKLETLQEAKGSLLMDIKLNNALGEEVEAWISELCKPNEIDKYKMFIGDLDKVVNLLLSLSGRLARVENVLSGLGEDASNEERSSLNEKRKVLAAQHEDARELKENVDRRQRVVLDILAHYLSKEQLQDYQHFVKMKSTLLIEQRELDDKIKLGQEQVKCLLESLPSDFVPKAGALALPPGLAGDLTAVGGWTVSGIFPTVTFPL is encoded by the exons CTCCTCTACCAGTGACCTCTCTGGCTATGACCATGCTTATCTGAGGCGGAGCCCTGACCAGTGCAGCTCCCAGGGGAGCATGGACAGCCTGGAGCCCAGCGGGGGATGCCCGCCCTGCCACCTTCTCTCCCCGGCCAAGTCTACCAGCAGCATTGACCAGCTCAGCCACCTCCATAACAAGAGAGACTCGGCTTACAGCTCCTTCTCCACCAGTTCCAGCATCCTCGAATATCCGCCCCCCGGCATCTCTGGCCGGGAGCGTTCAGGCTCCGTGGACACCACTTCTGCTCGAGGTGGCCTCCTAGAAGGGATGAGGCAGGCAGACATTCGCTATGTTAAGACGGTCTATGATCCCCGGAGGGGGGTCTCAGCAGAGTATGAGGTGAACTCTTCAGGCCTGCTTCTGCAAGGTAAGGAGGCCCGAGCATTGGCAGATGGTCAGGGCTATGAGAAATGGCATAGTGTTCCTCGGGGCAAGGAAGCGCCACCCCCCTCCTGGAGCCAGCACTGCCCCAGCTCCTTGGAGACCACCGCGGACAACTTGCCTCCTAAAGTGGGTGCGCCCCTGCCCCCGGCTCGGAGTGACAGTTATGCGGCCTTTCGGCAGCGAGAGCGGCCTGGCTCCTGGTCTAGCCTTGATCAGAAACGGTTCTGCCGGCCTCAGGCAAACTCTGCAGGCACCCTGAAATCTCCCTTCATAGAGGAACAGCTGCATACTGTGCTGGAGAAGAGTCCAGAAAACAGCCCCCCAGTGAAGCCCAAGCATAATTACACCCAGAAGGCCCAACCTGGCCAACCTCTGCTGCCGACTGGCATCTACCCGGTACCTTCCCTGGAGCCACACTTTGCCCAGGTGCCCCGGCCTTCCGTGAGTGGTAACGGCACCCTCTACCCTGCGCTGGCCAAGGAGGGCGGGTATCCAGCTCCGCAGGGAGCTTGCGACAAGACGGCCGCCCTTGATGAGAATGGGAACCAAAATGGATCTAGCAGGCCTGGCTTTGCCTTCTGCCAGCCCCTAGAACATGACTCAGTGTACCCAGGAGAGAGGAAACCTGAAGTTTCAGCCAAATGTGTCCCCTACAAAGTCCATTTCCCCTCAGTGCCTGAAAACGAGGAGGAGACCTCCCTGAAGAGACTTCTCACACCTCTCCAAGGCAACAGCCCACATCCCAGTGAGAGAAAGAGCACCCAGGGCAACAAATATTCTAATTACCACGGACTCCAATCCCCTCAGGCTCAGGCCTGGCAAGTGGGTGAAGACAAGAGATCTTTCCTGCCCTCAGAGCCTTGGGAGGGTGATTTCCATGAAGACCACAATGCCAACCTCCGGCGGAGGCTCGAGAGAGGCAGCCTGGGCCAGAGCATGCCAAGCAACTTTGGCAAGACCACAtctgccttctcctccctccaGAACATTCCTGAGAGTCTAAGAAGGCAAAGCAGCCTGGATCTAGGAGGCGGAGCCCAGGAGATCTACCTGGAAGGCACATCCACCTGTGCAGTCAGCACCAAGGCAGAGGACTCTGGAAGGACTATTGTTCCTGATCACAGGAGCCAGCTGGACAGGTCAGTTTCCTATCCCAGGCCTGAGGGGAGAACCAGTGCCTCGGCTTCCTTCCACAGTTCAGACCCGAGGTATGAAGagctgccctccccgcccccgcaggAGACATCCAGTCTGGGCCGAAGGAGGCTCAGCTCCAGCAGTGCCTCGGCTCTGCAGGGCTTTCAGTATGGGAAGCCCCACTGCTCGGTGCTGGAGAAGGTTTCCAAGATCGAGCAGCGAGAGCAAGGGAGCCAGAGGCCCCCGAGTGCGGGCAGCTCTAGTTACGGTTATAACCACAGGCCCAACAGGGCACTCCCAACTTCTCATACTTCGGGGAATGACTTGGAGGAGACAAAGGCCCATATCCGTTTTTCCGAATCCACTGAGCCCCTAGGCAATGGGGAACTGCACTGCAAAAACGGGGAGCCGAAGTCGGAAGAGGTTTCCTGGCAGCCGTGTGGTCAGCACCCCAGGCGGGACGCTCGCCTGCTCCGCAGCCAGAGCACCTTCCAGCTCTTCAGCGAGGCCGAGAAGGAGGCCGTGTGGCCCGATGACCGGCCCCGCACGCCAGAGTCGCCCGTGCAGGATGCCCCCTTCAGCCGCGCCTACCGGAACAGCATCAAGGATGCGCAGTCCCGCGTCCTGGGCGCCACCTCCTTTCGACGCCGGGACCTCGAGCCGGGGACGCCCACAGCTGCCAGGCCCTGGCGGCTGCGACCCGCCTCGGCCCACGTGGGGCTGCGGAGCCCGGAGGCGCCGGCTTCCGCCTCCCCGCACACCCCGCGCGAGCGGCACAGCGTGACCCCGGCCGAGGGCGACCCAGCCCGGCCCGCGCCCCCCGCCGCCCGGAGGGGGCCGCGCCGGCACCTGACCCCCGAGCAGAAGAAGCGCTCGTACTCGGAGCCCGAGAAGATGCACGAGGTGGGGGTCTCGGAGGAGGCCGAGCCGGCGCCCCCGGGCCCGCCAAGGAAGGGGCCGCAGTTCGCGGAGAGCTCGGTGGCTGACCGGCGCCGCATCTTCGAGCGAGACGGCAGGGCCTGCTCGACCCTCAGCCTGTCGGGGCCCGAGCTGAAGCAGTTCCAGCAGAGCGCGCTGGCCGACTACATTCAGCGCAAGACCGGCAAGCGGCCCGCTGCCGCCGGCTGCGGCCTCCAGGAGCCTGGCCCGCTGCGGGAGCGCGCGCAGAGCGCCTACCTCCAGGCCGCGCCCGAGGGCCCCGGCCTCGCTGCGGCCTGCAGTCTCTCCTCTCTGCGTGAGCCCAGCCTGCCGCCCCGCAGGGAGGCCGCCCTCCAGCCGGCCACCGCGGAAGGGGGTGGCGGGGAGCCGCCACGGGCCCCCCGAGATCGCAGCAGCTCCTTTGCCGGCGGCCGCCACCTCGGGGAACGGCGCCGCGGAGACCAAGCCCCGAGAGAACTGCTCGGTGGAGCTAACGGCGGTCCAAAGggcccccagaggctggacaGGACCCCTGGGGAGCCTTCCCCGTGGGGGTCCGCGGCCGGGAGGGCCGGGAAGTCCATGTCGGCCGAGGACCTGCTGGAGCGCTCAGACGTCCAGGCCGTCCCTGTCCACATGAGGTCACGGTCATCTCCCACCGCAGACAAGCGCCAG GATGTGCTTTTGGGGGAAAACAATGGCTTTGGTCTTGTGAAGGATCCATGTTATTTGGCTGGCCCAGGATCCAG GCCATTCAGCTGTTCCAGCCGTGAAGAGATGTCGTTGCTCCAACACCATCCCAGCCCTCGTTGCGGGGTTTCGGGCTGCAAAGCAGGTGGCGGTGCCTCCATTCCCGGCAGGGGTCCGGGACCGCTGGACCCTCCAAGGCAGGCCAGCAGAACGCCTTGCCCccggtccctgccctcaggagcgCAAGGGCATCTCCCGGACACCAGGGCTGCACCGCCGAGCTCagccctgcctgcccctggccCCTCGAGCTACTGCTCACAGGCCGCCGCCGCCCAGCCCTGCACCCCAGCCGGGACCCCCAGAAGTGGCGGCCACCGGCCggcccagcctcccagccccgagcgcaggaaggaggagggagcagggacGCGGCGCTCCCCGCCCTGGGTGAAGCGGGCCCACGCGATCAGAGAGGACAGCCTCCCGGAGGATGCCGCATCGCCTGGGTGCTCGAGCCCGAAGCCGcaggccctccccagccccagcagcACTTCCGACCCAGACACGCCCCTCGGGGCCCCAGACACGCCCCTCGGGGCCCCAGACACGCCCCTCGGGGCCCCAGACACGCCCCTCGGGGCCCCGGGCACTCTGGGCAGGATCTCCCTCCGGATCTCTGAGTCTGCCCTGCTGGCCTCCCTGCCGCCTCGGGAAGACAACGACGACGACGAGGTGTTCGTGAGGGACCTGCGCTCCACCGCCACTTCCGGCCCCACCTGCGAAGCGCCGCCGCCGCCCAGCCGGGAAGCCCCGGCCCAGAACCTGGACCGCTTCCCTCCGCCTCCCCCTGAAGCTGTGTGCGCGGAGCAGTGGGACAGCGAGGGCTACCGGGAGCCCCACGCCAG CAGCTCCAGCAAACTTGCCAAGGTGACAATTGCCAAGGAAAGGCCCATCCCTGGTGCAGCCCATTTGGTTGATAGTCAGATACTGGCTTCCAGATCCCATACTTCTATCAAGAGTTCAGAGGCCAACGAGACCGACCCACCCTCCACCACCAGTGCTCTGCCCCAGCCTGCCGGGTCTCTTAGCAAGCagccaagcccagggcagccacctTCCATCCAGACCCAAAGCCTCAGCCACGACCCAGTCAGTGGGACTCAAAGTTTAGAAAAGAATGTCAGTTCTGGTCCTCAGAAGACCTCAGAAGACATGAGAACAGAGGCTCTGGCCAAGGAAATTGTCCACCAAGACAAATCTCTGGCAGACATTTTGGATCCAGACTCCAGAATGAAGACAACTATGGACCTGATGGAAGGTTTGTTTCCACGAGATGCTAATCTGCTGAAGGAAAACAGCATAAAGAGGAAGGCCACGCAGAGAACTGTCAGCTTCCCAGGATGTGAAGCTAAGAG GAGTGAAGACAAGGAAGCAGTGGGCATGTTGGTCAACTGTCCTGTCTACTACAGCGTGTCTGCTCCCAAGGCCGAGCTTCTGAATAAAATCAAAGCTATGCCAGAGGAAGTGAATGAGGAAGAGGAGCCGGCAGACATCAACGAAAAGAAG GCGGAGTTGATTGGAAGCCTCACCCACAAGCTTGAGACCCTCCAGGAAGCCAAGGGGAGCCTGCTGATGGACATCAAGCTCAATAACGCCCTGGGGGAAGAGGTAGAGGCCTGGATCAGTGAGCTCTGCAAGCCCAATGAGATCGACAAGTACAAGATGTTCATCGGGGACTTGGACAAGGTGGTGAACCTGCTGCTGTCCCTCTCGGGGCGCCTGGCCCGCGTGGAGAACGTCCTCAGTGGCCTTGGTGAAGACGCCAGTAACGAGGAAAGG